From Cyclopterus lumpus isolate fCycLum1 chromosome 4, fCycLum1.pri, whole genome shotgun sequence, a single genomic window includes:
- the gpr17 gene encoding uracil nucleotide/cysteinyl leukotriene receptor — MESATIELPSLLSNQSSESCAAVDTTVENTLFGCFYILVFFLALNGNSLALWIFSHQRGASSPANVFLIHLAVADLSYVIILPLRATYHLTGGHWPFGEVPCRLAGFLFYVNMYASVYFLACVAGDRYLAVVHAVRSLKVRRARYAHIISFSLWALVTVSMAPLLITRQTAEVDGMTVCSQLYREKASRNALISLAVAFTPPFLATLSCYLLIIHSLHRGSRLEPALKLRALRTIGLVMLIYVVCFLPYHVSRATFILGYNHPGISCQTRRGLSLANRLTSSLTCLNGAMDPLIYLFGAEKFRGTLKRLFCKDPAGLSGATSGELKGTHESSVSAKSEF; from the coding sequence ATGGAGTCTGCTACAATTGAGCTTCCCTCCCTGCTGTCCAACCAGTCATCAGAGAGCTGTGCGGCAGTGGATACAACAGTTGAGAACACGCTGTTTGGATGCTTCTACATCCTGGTTTTCTTCCTGGCACTAAATGGCAACAGCCTGGCTCTCTGGATCTTCTCTCACCAGCGTGGCGCTTCCTCCCCAGCCAACGTCTTCTTGATTCACCTGGCTGTGGCAGACTTGTCCTACGTGATCATCCTCCCGCTGAGGGCCACCTACCACCTCACTGGGGGCCACTGGCCGTTCGGCGAGGTGCCCTGCAGGCTGGCGGGCTTCTTGTTTTATGTCAACATGTACGCCAGCGTCTACTTCCTGGCCTGTGTGGCGGGCGATCGCTACCTGGCCGTGGTGCATGCTGTGAGGTCACTGAAGGTGCGCCGCGCCCGCTACGCCCACATCATCAGCTTCTCGCTGTGGGCCCTGGTTACCGTCTCTATGGCGCCGCTGTTAATCACACGCCAGACTGCGGAGGTGGACGGCATGACGGTGTGCTCGCAGCTGTACAGAGAGAAGGCCTCACGCAATGCACTCATCTCCCTGGCTGTGGCCTTCACCCCGCCGTTCCTCGCCACCCTGTCCTGTTACCTGCTCATCATCCACAGCCTGCACCGGGGCTCCAGGTTAGAGCCGGCCCTCAAGCTGAGAGCCCTGCGCACCATCGGTCTGGTCATGCTCATCTATGTGGTCTGCTTCCTGCCTTATCATGTGAGCAGGGCCACTTTCATCCTGGGCTACAACCACCCCGGCATCTCGTGCCAGACACGCCGAGGCCTGAGCTTGGCCAACcgcctcacctcctccctcacctgccTGAACGGTGCCATGGACCCGCTGATCTACCTGTTCGGCGCAGAGAAGTTCCGCGGCACTCTGAAGCGTTTGTTTTGCAAAGATCCAGCAGGCTTGTCTGGAGCTACCAGCGGAGAGTTGAAGGGAACCCACGAGAGCTCTGTGAGCGCCAAGTCTGAGTTCTAA